In the Pseudoalteromonas undina genome, one interval contains:
- a CDS encoding PepSY-associated TM helix domain-containing protein has protein sequence MRKTLFKVHSWLALIAIIPLIVISITGSVLVFKSEIDGLLMPDKHFVVQQQAARLPMDSLIDKAEAAFPEYVVGSWELFNNTTADRLYLVKRGTDDWYKLHLDQYTGEVLSEPVSTTHYFTDWFLELHYTFLLNDLKSLPGQTGTVLGFFFALFLLTLGITGLIIYRKFWQRLFSVRWRATLQIVLSDIHKMTGVLGSPILIVLAITGGYFNGAVWYHEVIEHAEEEHYTITNKLYSDDISFERILNDSKLQIPTFNTTFLVFPREPDENITLYGEVNTSNPLTSEYANTITYNKQTGEHMANWDIREAGAGWQVIDSFRKLHFGYFAGLISKILWCIVGLSPVWLAGTGFYLWLTRRKRKKHSQRNRVLQRKSANVL, from the coding sequence ATGAGAAAAACACTGTTTAAAGTTCATAGTTGGTTGGCGCTAATTGCCATTATTCCGTTAATTGTTATTAGCATTACCGGCAGTGTTTTAGTGTTTAAAAGTGAAATTGATGGCTTACTGATGCCTGACAAACACTTTGTGGTACAGCAGCAAGCTGCTCGCTTACCTATGGACTCATTAATAGATAAAGCCGAAGCAGCCTTTCCTGAGTATGTAGTAGGAAGCTGGGAGCTTTTTAATAACACCACCGCCGACCGGCTTTATTTGGTTAAGCGTGGCACTGACGATTGGTATAAGTTGCATTTAGACCAATACACCGGAGAGGTTTTATCAGAACCAGTAAGCACAACTCATTATTTTACCGACTGGTTTCTAGAACTCCATTACACCTTTTTACTTAACGACTTAAAAAGCTTACCTGGGCAAACAGGTACCGTATTAGGGTTCTTTTTTGCTTTATTTTTATTAACTCTGGGCATTACAGGCTTAATTATTTACCGTAAATTTTGGCAGCGACTATTTAGCGTACGCTGGCGCGCAACTTTACAAATAGTACTTAGCGACATTCATAAAATGACTGGAGTATTAGGCTCACCTATCCTTATCGTTTTAGCGATTACCGGTGGTTATTTTAATGGTGCAGTGTGGTATCACGAAGTAATAGAACACGCAGAAGAAGAGCACTACACTATTACAAATAAATTATATAGTGACGACATCTCTTTTGAGCGGATTCTTAATGATAGCAAGCTGCAAATACCCACTTTTAATACAACTTTTTTAGTTTTTCCACGAGAGCCCGATGAAAATATTACTCTTTATGGCGAAGTAAATACCAGTAATCCACTTACCAGTGAATACGCCAATACCATAACTTACAATAAGCAAACAGGTGAACACATGGCTAACTGGGATATTCGAGAGGCTGGTGCTGGTTGGCAAGTAATAGACAGTTTTAGAAAACTACACTTTGGTTATTTTGCTGGGCTTATCAGTAAAATACTATGGTGTATTGTTGGCCTTAGCCCTGTTTGGCTCGCTGGTACGGGTTTTTATTTGTGGCTTACCCGCCGTAAACGTAAAAAGCATTCACAAAGAAATCGTGTCCTGCAGCGAAAAAGCGCTAACGTTTTATAA